From a region of the Lentilactobacillus curieae genome:
- a CDS encoding CvfD/Ygs/GSP13 family RNA-binding post-transcriptional regulator: protein MKPKVGMRIPVKVTGIQPYGAFVDIMGEYRGLIHISECKEGYVSDINELFTIGDVVTATIIDIDEYSGRISLSTRVNTVDFGVLDDRGRPAKRTQNYWTNYHINRGFSSIEANRNSWLSEAEKNFQ from the coding sequence ATGAAACCAAAGGTAGGGATGAGGATTCCTGTTAAAGTTACCGGCATTCAACCCTATGGTGCGTTTGTGGACATCATGGGTGAATATCGTGGATTAATCCATATTTCAGAATGCAAAGAAGGATATGTTTCTGATATCAACGAATTGTTTACTATAGGGGATGTGGTTACTGCGACCATTATTGATATAGATGAATACTCAGGGAGAATTAGTCTGTCGACTCGGGTAAATACCGTTGATTTCGGTGTTTTAGACGACCGTGGACGCCCAGCTAAAAGGACTCAGAACTATTGGACTAACTACCACATTAACCGAGGATTTAGCTCAATTGAAGCAAATCGTAACAGCTGGTTAAGTGAAGCAGAAAAAAACTTTCAATGA
- a CDS encoding VTT domain-containing protein, whose product MSTLIDFILHIDAHLVNIVTTFGNWTYLILFAIIFIETGAVIMPFLPGDSLLFAASALTANPTYGLQPWIFVVIFLIASIGGDSLNFYLGSKFGELIPRHKLLGRFIKEKDLQSARNFFDKYGAWAIFLARFMPIIRTLVPFVAATSNFSYKKFVKYNIPACITWVIICCGGGHFFGNIPFVKEHFSMVVIGIVLISLIPAIVGFLKGKLSKS is encoded by the coding sequence TTGAGCACACTGATTGACTTCATCCTACATATTGACGCTCACCTGGTCAATATCGTAACCACTTTCGGGAATTGGACATATCTAATTCTATTTGCCATTATCTTCATTGAAACGGGTGCAGTAATCATGCCGTTTCTCCCTGGTGATTCACTTTTGTTTGCCGCCTCAGCACTGACCGCTAATCCCACGTATGGTTTACAGCCTTGGATATTTGTGGTCATCTTCTTGATTGCTTCTATTGGTGGAGACTCATTAAACTTCTACTTAGGAAGTAAATTCGGAGAATTAATTCCTCGTCACAAGTTACTTGGCCGGTTCATTAAAGAAAAGGATTTACAAAGTGCCAGAAACTTCTTTGATAAATACGGGGCCTGGGCAATCTTTCTAGCTAGGTTTATGCCAATCATCCGTACACTTGTACCGTTTGTTGCTGCCACCAGTAATTTCTCATACAAAAAATTCGTTAAGTACAACATCCCAGCATGTATTACCTGGGTAATTATTTGTTGTGGTGGTGGCCACTTCTTCGGTAACATCCCATTTGTGAAGGAACACTTCTCAATGGTTGTAATTGGCATCGTTTTAATCTCCCTAATTCCAGCAATCGTTGGTTTTTTAAAGGGAAAACTATCCAAGTCTTAA
- a CDS encoding adenine phosphoribosyltransferase: MAIDFTQYIASYENYPEPGVLFRDISPLLENGDAYKAATNEIVKFARERDADMVVGPEARGFIVGCPVANELGIGFSPARKQDKLPGEIVSASYDLEYGQATLCLRKDAVKKGQKVLVTDDLLATGGTIDATIRMVEELGGIVIGTAFIVELEDLKGRDKIADYDILSLVKY, encoded by the coding sequence ATGGCAATTGATTTTACACAGTATATAGCTTCTTATGAGAATTATCCTGAACCAGGGGTGCTCTTTAGAGACATTTCCCCACTACTTGAAAATGGGGATGCTTACAAGGCGGCTACAAATGAAATCGTCAAGTTTGCACGTGAACGTGACGCTGATATGGTAGTTGGACCAGAAGCTCGTGGCTTTATTGTCGGCTGTCCAGTTGCAAATGAACTTGGAATTGGTTTTTCTCCTGCTAGGAAACAAGACAAGCTTCCTGGTGAAATTGTTAGTGCTAGCTATGATCTAGAATATGGTCAAGCCACTCTTTGCTTGCGTAAGGACGCAGTTAAGAAGGGCCAGAAGGTTTTGGTTACCGACGATTTGCTTGCCACAGGTGGAACAATTGATGCTACTATCAGAATGGTAGAAGAGTTAGGCGGAATCGTAATCGGAACTGCATTCATCGTTGAATTAGAAGATTTAAAGGGTCGTGACAAGATTGCAGATTACGACATTTTGAGCTTAGTTAAATATTAA
- the recJ gene encoding single-stranded-DNA-specific exonuclease RecJ: MINSKYNWEVVDAQTNSQLVSQIVDELSVSELIAKIMVARGIKSVDEANHFLNPDVSDFNDPFEFPDMQKAIERIQTAIANEEQITVYGDYDADGITSTTIMYETIEDLGGNVDFYVPNRFTDGYGPNDDAFKRIIDDGTTLIITVDNGVAGNDSIKLAKDLGCDVIITDHHDLPEVLPDAFAIIHPRVAKDGAQYSFGMLSGAGVAFKVATALLEEIPYDLLDIAAIGTVADVVSLTGENRAIVSFGIQAIKNTQRPGLSALLKQAGTDIENFDEQDIGFAIAPRLNSLGRMGDAKVGVNLLHTFDEDEAQKIAKFADQQNDERKDYVADFFDKSVQMLEKNHDDEMPPVIVVVGQDWHQGVLGIVASRLVDKYQRPAIVMTTLPDSDEVKGSGRSISDFDLFAAINPIRDQMVGFGGHHSAVGLTIKSDKVADLRKQLEVAANEQGLDLTTKQSELITASVNVDSLDNSFYKDLRKLAPFGEDNPQPVFEFKFDQLVDVKRIGQDSSHLKFAFQGTHKKIGAIAFQMGDCADDLVSSTASTKVIGEIGVNTWRNRTNLQIMVEDIQQISAPIVDLRTNQLHKKMFSRPGTYVFFHESIMKQLMSVIPETGKPILYTDLIDLNIHQDTLFVVDCPDSIDDLTQVLDVAQPDTTVFYLYKKQMLSKIGMPERQSYAKLFKFVSSHHDFDIVNQRSVAAKALDVSERTLAFMVKVFLELGFVSKSGNQINLIDNPESKNLQTAPSYQLREKQIDAEQHLLLANTRELVSFISQYLEPDERKKLNGN; encoded by the coding sequence ATGATTAATTCAAAGTACAACTGGGAAGTTGTTGACGCACAGACAAATAGTCAACTAGTTAGCCAAATTGTTGATGAACTAAGTGTTAGTGAACTGATTGCTAAGATTATGGTAGCTAGGGGAATTAAGTCAGTTGATGAAGCTAACCATTTTTTGAATCCTGACGTTAGTGACTTTAATGACCCATTTGAATTTCCAGATATGCAAAAAGCGATTGAGCGTATTCAAACAGCGATTGCAAATGAGGAGCAAATTACTGTTTATGGTGATTATGATGCCGATGGAATCACTAGTACGACCATTATGTATGAAACTATTGAAGATCTAGGTGGAAATGTTGATTTTTACGTTCCAAATAGGTTTACAGATGGTTATGGCCCAAACGATGATGCGTTTAAGCGGATTATTGACGATGGGACTACCCTCATCATCACTGTTGACAATGGGGTTGCTGGTAATGATTCAATTAAACTTGCTAAAGACCTAGGCTGTGACGTTATCATTACTGATCACCATGATCTACCAGAGGTGTTACCGGATGCGTTTGCCATTATTCATCCTCGAGTAGCAAAGGATGGTGCTCAGTATTCATTTGGAATGCTTTCCGGAGCAGGCGTAGCTTTCAAAGTAGCAACGGCTCTATTAGAGGAGATTCCCTATGATTTGTTAGACATTGCCGCAATTGGGACTGTCGCAGACGTTGTTTCTTTAACTGGGGAAAATCGGGCAATTGTTTCGTTTGGAATCCAAGCCATCAAAAACACTCAGCGCCCTGGTCTTAGTGCATTGCTTAAGCAAGCAGGGACAGATATTGAAAATTTCGACGAGCAGGATATTGGTTTTGCCATTGCTCCCCGCTTAAATTCTCTTGGGAGAATGGGTGATGCAAAGGTTGGCGTAAACTTATTGCATACTTTTGATGAAGATGAAGCTCAAAAGATTGCCAAGTTTGCTGACCAACAAAATGATGAGCGTAAGGACTATGTGGCAGACTTTTTCGACAAGTCAGTTCAAATGTTAGAGAAGAATCATGATGATGAAATGCCTCCTGTGATTGTTGTAGTTGGGCAGGATTGGCACCAGGGGGTTCTAGGAATTGTTGCCAGCCGGTTAGTTGATAAGTACCAAAGACCAGCAATCGTTATGACAACTTTACCTGATTCTGATGAAGTTAAAGGTTCAGGAAGAAGTATTTCTGACTTTGATTTATTTGCAGCAATTAATCCAATTCGTGACCAGATGGTTGGTTTCGGTGGCCACCATTCAGCAGTCGGGTTGACGATTAAGTCAGACAAAGTAGCTGACCTTAGGAAACAATTGGAGGTTGCTGCTAATGAACAGGGTCTTGATTTAACAACCAAGCAGTCTGAACTGATTACGGCATCGGTTAACGTTGATTCTTTAGATAATAGCTTTTACAAAGACTTACGGAAACTGGCACCGTTTGGTGAGGATAATCCACAACCGGTTTTTGAGTTTAAATTTGATCAGTTAGTTGATGTGAAACGGATCGGTCAAGATTCGTCTCACTTGAAGTTTGCTTTCCAAGGGACTCATAAAAAAATCGGGGCAATTGCCTTTCAAATGGGGGATTGTGCTGATGATTTGGTTAGCTCGACTGCCTCCACTAAGGTGATTGGTGAGATTGGAGTTAATACGTGGCGTAATCGTACTAATTTGCAAATCATGGTGGAGGATATTCAGCAAATTAGTGCTCCAATCGTTGATTTGCGGACTAATCAGCTCCACAAAAAGATGTTTAGTAGACCTGGCACATATGTGTTTTTCCATGAATCGATTATGAAACAATTAATGAGTGTAATCCCGGAAACGGGGAAACCAATTCTGTATACTGATTTGATTGATTTGAACATTCATCAGGACACTTTATTTGTTGTTGATTGTCCAGATTCTATCGATGATTTAACTCAAGTATTAGATGTTGCTCAGCCTGATACTACAGTCTTTTATTTATATAAAAAACAGATGCTTTCAAAAATAGGGATGCCAGAAAGACAATCTTATGCTAAACTATTTAAGTTCGTTTCAAGTCATCATGATTTCGACATAGTTAATCAGCGCTCAGTTGCGGCCAAAGCACTTGATGTAAGTGAACGGACGCTCGCGTTTATGGTTAAGGTGTTTTTGGAACTTGGCTTTGTGTCAAAATCAGGGAACCAGATTAATTTAATCGATAATCCTGAAAGCAAAAATTTGCAAACAGCACCGAGCTACCAACTTAGAGAAAAGCAGATCGACGCAGAACAACATCTATTGTTAGCAAACACAAGGGAATTAGTCAGCTTCATATCTCAATATTTGGAGCCTGATGAAAGGAAGAAATTAAATGGCAATTGA